One segment of Dolichospermum sp. DET69 DNA contains the following:
- the psbD gene encoding photosystem II D2 protein (photosystem q(a) protein), producing the protein MTIAVGRAPSRGWFDVLDDWLKRDRFVFVGWSGILLFPCAFLALGGWLTGTTFVTSWYTHGLASSYLEGANFLTVAVSTPANSMGHSLLFLWGPEAQGDFTRWIQLGGLWPFVALHGAFGLIGFMLRQFEVARLVGLRPYNALAFSGPIAVFVSVFLMYPLGQSSWFFAPSFGVAAIFRFLLFLQGFHNWTLNPFHMMGVAGILGGALLCAIHGATVENTLFDDGEGSNTFRAFNPTQAEETYSMVTANRFWSQIFGVAFSNKRWLHFFMLFVPVTGLWMSSIGIVGLALNLRAYDFVSQELRAAEDPEFETFYTKNILLNEGIRAWMAPQDQPHEQFVFPEEVLPRGNAL; encoded by the coding sequence ATGACCATCGCAGTTGGACGCGCCCCTAGTAGAGGGTGGTTTGACGTATTAGACGACTGGCTAAAGCGCGATCGCTTCGTATTCGTAGGCTGGTCAGGAATATTATTATTCCCCTGTGCCTTCCTTGCGTTAGGCGGTTGGCTAACCGGTACAACCTTCGTCACATCTTGGTATACCCACGGACTAGCATCCTCCTATTTAGAAGGAGCTAACTTTCTCACAGTAGCAGTATCCACACCAGCTAATAGCATGGGACATTCCCTGTTGTTCCTGTGGGGTCCTGAAGCTCAAGGTGACTTCACCCGTTGGATTCAACTGGGTGGTTTGTGGCCTTTCGTAGCCTTACATGGTGCTTTCGGTCTGATTGGCTTTATGTTACGCCAATTTGAAGTAGCCCGTCTTGTAGGTCTTCGTCCCTATAATGCCCTTGCTTTCTCCGGTCCTATTGCCGTATTCGTCAGCGTTTTTCTGATGTATCCTTTAGGACAATCTAGCTGGTTTTTTGCCCCCAGCTTTGGAGTAGCCGCAATTTTCCGTTTCCTCCTATTCCTCCAAGGTTTCCATAACTGGACACTTAACCCCTTCCACATGATGGGTGTAGCGGGTATCTTAGGTGGGGCTTTACTTTGTGCCATTCACGGTGCAACAGTAGAAAACACCCTATTTGATGATGGTGAAGGTTCAAACACTTTCCGTGCCTTCAATCCTACCCAAGCTGAAGAAACCTACTCCATGGTGACAGCGAACCGTTTCTGGTCACAGATTTTCGGTGTTGCTTTCTCCAACAAACGTTGGTTACACTTCTTCATGTTGTTTGTCCCAGTTACAGGACTGTGGATGAGTTCCATTGGTATCGTTGGTTTAGCATTAAACCTGCGGGCTTATGACTTCGTTTCCCAAGAATTACGGGCAGCAGAAGACCCAGAGTTTGAAACTTTCTACACCAAAAATATCTTGCTAAACGAGGGTATCCGCGCTTGGATGGCTCCTCAAGATCAACCCCACGAACAATTTGTATTCCCTGAAGAAGTGCTACCTCGCGGTAACGCTCTCTAA
- a CDS encoding iron uptake porin yields the protein MSNILWKSLVVSPAVLAAALLVSSTAIAATSTTKEASSIETSSATEVSQKPELLATETKEAQILAQVNRYSNENNTSGSQVTSVSQFSDVQPTDWAFQALQSLVERYGCIAGYPNGTFRGNRALSRYEFAAGLNSCLDRVNELIATATADMVTKQDLATLQRLQEEFSAELATLRGRVDALEGRTAELEANQFSTTTKLKGEAIFAVSDTFGNQTGKANRAVFQDRVRLGLETSFTGRDMLTTRLAAGNATPFDLRDNANGAINPANASGIRSNAVGKQTFEVGATSPANSVKIDKLTYEAPIGPARVYLLASGGQHSDYAAVNNPYFFDKTDGGKGALSTFASENPIYRIGGGSGIALNVPFGKPGDSFLKPSSLTLGYLASNANDPTPSNGLFDGNYAALGQLNFNVGNRLALAATYVHGYQKAGSTLFDSGLGGGALVGTAQANSLGVNSVTNAASASSSNSYGISAAIKPSDKLSLSGFVSYHDVTGFGANDDKEAWSYGVGLALPDFGKKGNVLGIFGGAQPYSLAGTTRETPYQVEGFYKYRVSENISVTPGVIWVTSPGQATNSNDAFIGTLRTTFSF from the coding sequence ATGTCTAATATCTTGTGGAAATCCCTGGTGGTTAGCCCCGCAGTTTTGGCAGCAGCATTGCTAGTATCTTCAACAGCAATTGCCGCGACCAGTACCACTAAGGAAGCATCATCAATTGAAACTTCCTCTGCAACAGAAGTTTCCCAAAAGCCAGAATTATTGGCTACAGAAACCAAAGAAGCCCAAATTTTAGCTCAAGTTAACCGCTACAGCAACGAAAACAATACTTCTGGGTCTCAGGTAACATCAGTTTCGCAATTCTCTGATGTTCAACCTACAGATTGGGCATTCCAAGCCTTGCAGTCTTTGGTGGAGCGATACGGTTGTATTGCGGGTTATCCCAATGGCACATTTCGCGGTAATCGGGCTTTAAGCCGTTACGAGTTTGCGGCTGGTTTAAATTCTTGTTTAGATCGTGTGAACGAACTGATTGCCACAGCAACGGCTGATATGGTGACAAAACAGGATTTAGCAACTTTACAGCGGTTGCAAGAAGAGTTTTCTGCTGAATTGGCAACCTTACGTGGCCGTGTAGATGCCTTGGAAGGACGGACTGCTGAATTAGAAGCAAATCAATTCTCCACAACTACTAAGTTAAAAGGTGAAGCTATTTTTGCTGTCAGCGATACCTTTGGTAATCAAACAGGTAAAGCTAACCGGGCAGTTTTCCAAGATAGAGTCCGTTTAGGCTTGGAAACCAGCTTTACGGGTAGAGATATGTTAACAACCCGTTTGGCTGCTGGCAATGCCACACCCTTTGATTTACGCGACAATGCTAATGGTGCTATTAATCCTGCTAATGCTAGTGGAATACGTAGTAACGCAGTCGGCAAACAGACCTTTGAGGTCGGTGCAACTAGCCCGGCTAACAGTGTAAAAATTGATAAATTGACTTATGAAGCTCCTATTGGACCAGCAAGAGTTTATCTTTTAGCTAGTGGTGGGCAACATAGCGATTATGCTGCTGTTAATAATCCTTACTTCTTTGATAAAACAGATGGTGGTAAAGGGGCTTTAAGTACATTTGCATCTGAAAACCCTATCTACCGAATTGGTGGTGGTTCTGGGATTGCATTGAATGTACCGTTTGGGAAACCTGGTGATAGTTTCTTGAAACCAAGTTCTCTAACATTGGGTTACTTAGCTTCAAATGCTAATGATCCTACGCCAAGTAATGGCTTGTTCGACGGTAACTATGCAGCATTAGGTCAGTTGAACTTTAATGTTGGTAATCGCCTTGCTTTAGCTGCAACCTATGTGCATGGTTATCAAAAAGCAGGTAGTACCTTATTTGATTCAGGATTGGGTGGTGGTGCTTTGGTAGGTACTGCACAAGCAAATAGCTTGGGCGTTAATAGTGTAACTAATGCTGCCAGTGCCTCTTCCAGTAACTCCTACGGTATTTCCGCAGCCATCAAACCCAGTGATAAACTGTCTTTGAGTGGTTTCGTTTCCTATCATGATGTTACAGGCTTCGGCGCTAATGATGATAAAGAAGCTTGGAGCTATGGTGTTGGTTTAGCTTTACCTGATTTTGGTAAGAAAGGTAACGTTTTGGGTATCTTTGGTGGCGCTCAACCTTACTCACTAGCAGGAACTACTAGAGAGACTCCATACCAAGTTGAAGGCTTCTATAAGTATCGCGTTTCGGAAAATATCTCTGTAACTCCTGGAGTTATTTGGGTTACATCTCCTGGACAAGCTACTAACAGTAACGATGCCTTTATCGGTACACTCAGAACAACTTTCAGCTTCTAA
- a CDS encoding Rrf2 family transcriptional regulator, whose translation MELSCKSEYAILALLEMATHYENGEPMQIRQIATQQKIPDRYLEQLLATLRRGGIVKSQRGSKGGYLLAREPRKISIFEILECLEGLDMQTGEQNTNPTSLDNSVVSEIWQEARQAANSVLQNYSLQDLCEKRDSRRQLDIMYYI comes from the coding sequence GTGGAACTATCTTGTAAATCTGAATACGCAATTTTGGCGTTATTAGAGATGGCTACTCATTATGAAAATGGTGAACCGATGCAAATTCGGCAAATCGCTACGCAACAAAAGATACCTGATCGCTATCTAGAACAACTGTTAGCAACTTTGCGGCGTGGGGGTATAGTTAAAAGTCAACGGGGTTCAAAAGGGGGCTATTTATTAGCGCGAGAACCTCGGAAAATTAGTATCTTTGAGATTTTAGAATGTTTAGAGGGTTTAGATATGCAAACTGGTGAGCAAAATACTAACCCCACAAGTTTAGATAATTCTGTGGTGTCGGAAATTTGGCAAGAAGCACGTCAGGCAGCAAATTCGGTGTTACAAAATTATTCGCTTCAGGATCTCTGTGAAAAACGCGATTCCCGGCGGCAGTTGGATATAATGTACTACATTTAA
- the cysK gene encoding cysteine synthase A — protein sequence MRIVENITELVGRTPLVRLNRIPQELGCVAQILVKLESMNPSSSVKDRIGVSMITAAEKEGLIAPGKTILVEPTSGNTGIALAMAAAAKGYQLILTMPETMSAERRAMLRAYGAELELTPGIEGMSGAIRRAQAIVDRTPYAYMLQQFRNPANAQIHRETTAEEIWADTDGQVDMIVAGVGTGGTITGVAEVLKARKPSFQAIAVEPANSPILSGGKPGPHKIQGIGAGFIPQVLKVELIDEVITVTDEEAIAFSRRLAREEGLLSGISTGAALFAAVRVAQRTENRDRLIVMIQPSFGERYLSTPLFQDLEAKTVTSTS from the coding sequence ATGCGGATTGTTGAAAATATTACGGAGTTGGTGGGACGGACACCCCTGGTCAGGTTAAACCGGATTCCTCAAGAATTAGGTTGTGTGGCGCAAATTTTGGTGAAGTTGGAAAGTATGAACCCCTCGTCATCGGTAAAAGACCGGATTGGGGTAAGTATGATTACTGCGGCGGAGAAAGAAGGATTAATTGCGCCGGGGAAGACGATTCTGGTAGAACCAACTTCGGGTAATACGGGGATTGCTTTGGCTATGGCGGCGGCAGCTAAGGGGTATCAATTAATTTTAACAATGCCGGAAACGATGAGTGCCGAACGCCGGGCGATGTTAAGGGCTTATGGGGCAGAATTGGAACTCACGCCGGGAATTGAGGGGATGAGTGGCGCGATTCGGCGGGCGCAAGCTATAGTGGATAGAACACCTTATGCCTATATGTTGCAGCAGTTTCGGAATCCGGCTAATGCCCAAATTCATCGGGAAACTACGGCTGAGGAAATTTGGGCAGATACTGATGGCCAGGTAGATATGATTGTGGCGGGAGTGGGGACAGGGGGGACGATTACTGGGGTGGCGGAGGTGCTGAAAGCACGGAAACCGAGTTTTCAAGCGATCGCTGTTGAACCAGCTAATAGTCCGATATTATCGGGGGGTAAACCAGGTCCGCACAAAATTCAAGGCATTGGCGCAGGTTTTATTCCCCAAGTCTTAAAGGTAGAATTGATTGATGAAGTAATTACGGTTACTGATGAGGAGGCGATCGCCTTTAGTCGCCGATTAGCGAGGGAGGAAGGGCTACTATCGGGAATTTCCACCGGTGCTGCCCTTTTTGCTGCGGTGCGTGTCGCCCAACGGACTGAAAACCGCGATCGCTTAATTGTGATGATTCAGCCTAGTTTTGGTGAGAGATATTTAAGTACACCTTTATTCCAAGACCTAGAAGCGAAAACAGTAACTAGCACCAGTTAA
- a CDS encoding J domain-containing protein, translating into MSHSNHYDTLKITTHATQAEIKQAYRRLVKIFHPDSNQKITDNEQIIRVNAAYEVLSDSKSRLNYDEKLRHSQQEFHHVRQKRAESAQQHYKTARKTRKDVDENVEEWLRLVYKPVNRILCTILNSLESQIEELAADPFDDDLLNEFQDYLESCREDLKEAQIRFRSLPNPTSFAPAAAHIYYCMSQVGDGIEELAYFPLSYDDRYLHTGQELFRIAKRLYREAQESVR; encoded by the coding sequence ATGTCCCATTCTAACCATTACGACACCCTAAAAATTACTACCCATGCTACCCAAGCGGAGATTAAACAAGCTTATCGTCGCTTGGTAAAAATTTTTCATCCTGATAGTAATCAAAAAATCACAGACAATGAACAAATTATTCGTGTTAATGCTGCTTATGAGGTTTTAAGTGACAGTAAAAGTCGCCTTAATTATGATGAAAAACTCCGTCACAGTCAGCAAGAATTTCATCATGTTCGCCAAAAACGCGCAGAATCTGCTCAACAACATTACAAAACGGCTAGGAAAACGAGAAAAGATGTTGATGAGAATGTTGAGGAATGGTTACGTTTAGTTTATAAACCAGTAAATCGGATACTTTGTACCATTCTCAATTCCTTAGAATCACAAATTGAGGAATTAGCCGCAGATCCTTTTGATGATGATCTTTTAAACGAATTTCAAGATTATTTAGAGTCCTGTCGAGAAGACTTGAAAGAAGCACAAATTAGGTTTCGTTCTTTACCTAATCCTACTAGTTTTGCTCCCGCAGCAGCGCATATATACTATTGTATGAGTCAAGTGGGAGACGGAATAGAAGAGTTGGCGTACTTCCCATTAAGCTATGATGATCGTTATTTGCACACAGGCCAAGAATTATTTCGGATAGCTAAAAGATTGTATCGTGAAGCGCAAGAGTCGGTTCGTTGA
- a CDS encoding ABC transporter permease, protein MKFILQLFDNPFWALVRKEINQILRNKQLIVLLIVPPTVQLLLYGFALNPDVHNLKLGVIDYANVADSRELISAMTSNRIFTLESIPTSEKDLSQQVEDGKLDVGVIIPPDFSRKLAQKTADIQVFIDAVNANTAGIAANYMNQIVQQYNLSLEEGKRSPPVSPQVVFLYNPGLTSSWFFVPGVMGLVLTLIGTLVSAVTVVREKDTGTLEQLLMTPAANWQILLSKIVPLVFLLMGDVMLALTLGTVVFNLPFRGSFLLFISLSSMYVFVGISLGIMLATVCRSQQQVLLTSFFINLPIVQTSGAISPIEAMPPFFQMLSLLNPLRHYITIVRGILLKGVGLDVLWIHVLALLGFAVVLLSISVSKFRNQLS, encoded by the coding sequence ATGAAATTTATTCTGCAATTATTTGATAATCCCTTTTGGGCATTAGTACGCAAAGAAATTAATCAGATTTTGCGAAATAAACAATTAATTGTTTTGTTGATAGTTCCCCCAACAGTCCAATTATTACTTTATGGATTTGCACTTAATCCTGATGTCCACAATTTAAAATTGGGTGTGATTGATTATGCTAATGTTGCTGATAGTCGAGAACTAATTTCAGCAATGACTTCTAATCGAATTTTTACTCTAGAATCTATCCCAACTAGCGAAAAAGATTTAAGTCAACAAGTAGAAGATGGAAAACTAGATGTAGGAGTCATAATTCCGCCGGATTTCTCGCGTAAATTAGCACAAAAAACCGCAGACATTCAAGTTTTTATTGATGCGGTGAATGCCAATACAGCGGGGATTGCTGCTAACTATATGAATCAAATTGTTCAACAATATAATCTGAGTTTGGAAGAAGGGAAACGCAGTCCTCCTGTATCACCGCAAGTAGTATTTCTTTATAATCCTGGACTTACGAGCAGTTGGTTTTTTGTACCGGGAGTCATGGGTTTAGTTTTAACATTAATTGGGACATTAGTTTCTGCTGTGACTGTTGTGCGTGAGAAAGATACAGGAACTTTGGAACAATTGTTAATGACTCCAGCCGCGAATTGGCAAATATTGTTATCAAAAATTGTCCCTTTGGTATTTTTGTTAATGGGGGATGTAATGTTAGCTTTAACCTTGGGAACTGTGGTGTTTAATTTGCCATTTCGTGGTAGTTTCTTGCTGTTTATTTCTTTATCAAGTATGTATGTATTTGTGGGAATTAGTTTAGGAATTATGTTAGCGACTGTTTGTCGTTCTCAACAACAAGTTTTACTCACATCTTTCTTTATTAATTTACCAATTGTGCAGACATCTGGGGCAATTTCTCCCATTGAAGCTATGCCTCCTTTCTTTCAAATGCTATCTTTACTAAATCCTCTTCGTCATTACATCACAATTGTCAGAGGTATTTTACTCAAAGGAGTTGGTTTAGATGTGCTGTGGATTCATGTTTTAGCATTACTCGGTTTTGCTGTAGTGTTGTTGAGTATTAGCGTGAGTAAGTTTCGTAATCAGTTGAGTTAA
- a CDS encoding ParA family protein — protein sequence MNKPKLLTWLDIRRTIRTKTNYGTNLPDGVVKIYCYSDALEIYFRNRENAVIALKEWFKDWYQEDESVIQFDLGNATFPVEFISEEETYITDIDVRPFWEEIAYLESGSETETAVKKIVDLPEPYSEKPNLIAFYSFKGGVGRTLNLSAHLFALLDRAKELNESITILVIDADLEAPGLTYWNAFEKQQPEVSFIDFLEVYHYSPIAREEALSLFAREVKKSAKHEGELTIYFLPACLNDEQLLDTPILPENLVRSPDGTWEYGNAIYSLGQVVNADYVFIDLRAGLSEISSPIIFDPRIQRFLVTTINDQSIKGTSLVLKQIGKIAPPEAEVKDKTYYDPSIVISMLKEEFKKLPVYEDALFELGSAYVQSQENKLDEPRLEIKEAYFAEELLYVNNWEDARSKLNATSVMKIARNWAKELLPNIENQELTSETHKQEEVKRLRDLCQRYEYAEQGQGEDLLITEPLLNLATNFRDKLPHIVSIGAKGAGKTFNYIQLSRFKYWENFLNYIDHRHKETETKTYIFPLLESSNVKDNAKTVITESRIEVREALGDNIPEFVHSEYADRIKKELGEQNWNEPKWTEFWVGEIARAIGINPNVDIPNTLGTINQDLKNKGLKIIFLFDGLEDIFSKIASSNQQQTALKALIDDLPKKLSEIRQSNLGVIIFLRRDFLRYTITQNLSQFENLYRAYDLSWNLDSFLRLVYWICSESNVIGAKKDSIYSLTQENIIDELEQLWGKRLGTKEAYTASWVFAALTDFKGRLQARDIVRFLYNAADITVNSKELQFAKWSTSRLLPPPAIRRALKPCSEEKVREAKEEYLAFKTWVEDTLRKYPATQRIIPFAVEDFDMDQKTVTLLEEMGVIYEDKQKEEIKRFYIPEIFREGLGFSGQGARPRIVALKRRVLGKGIL from the coding sequence ATGAATAAACCCAAATTACTGACATGGCTTGATATTAGAAGAACTATTCGCACAAAAACTAATTATGGAACTAATCTACCAGATGGCGTAGTGAAAATTTACTGTTACTCAGATGCTTTAGAAATATATTTTCGGAATAGAGAAAATGCTGTCATTGCACTGAAAGAATGGTTTAAGGATTGGTATCAGGAAGACGAGTCTGTTATTCAATTTGACCTTGGTAATGCTACATTTCCAGTAGAATTTATCTCTGAAGAGGAAACTTACATAACTGATATTGATGTTCGTCCCTTTTGGGAAGAAATTGCTTATCTAGAAAGCGGCTCAGAAACAGAAACTGCGGTCAAAAAAATAGTGGATCTTCCAGAACCATATTCTGAAAAACCTAATTTAATAGCTTTTTATTCTTTTAAAGGTGGTGTAGGTAGAACATTAAATTTATCAGCCCATCTTTTTGCTTTGCTAGATAGAGCTAAAGAGTTAAATGAATCTATAACTATCTTAGTGATTGATGCTGATTTGGAAGCACCAGGTCTTACTTATTGGAATGCTTTTGAAAAACAACAGCCAGAAGTTTCTTTTATTGATTTTTTAGAAGTTTACCACTATTCTCCCATTGCAAGAGAAGAAGCACTTTCATTATTTGCCCGTGAAGTTAAAAAATCAGCTAAACATGAGGGAGAATTAACAATTTATTTCTTACCTGCTTGTCTTAATGATGAACAACTACTAGATACTCCTATTTTACCTGAAAATTTGGTTAGAAGTCCAGATGGAACTTGGGAATATGGCAATGCTATCTATAGTTTAGGTCAAGTTGTTAATGCAGATTATGTTTTTATTGATTTGAGAGCCGGATTGAGTGAAATATCTAGTCCAATAATTTTTGATCCTAGAATTCAGCGGTTTCTAGTTACAACTATTAATGATCAATCTATTAAAGGTACAAGTCTAGTTTTAAAACAAATTGGCAAAATTGCGCCACCAGAAGCAGAAGTTAAAGATAAAACATACTATGATCCATCAATAGTAATTAGTATGTTAAAAGAAGAATTCAAGAAATTACCAGTATATGAGGATGCCTTATTTGAATTAGGATCTGCTTATGTACAATCACAAGAAAATAAGTTAGATGAGCCAAGATTGGAAATAAAAGAAGCTTATTTTGCAGAAGAATTACTTTATGTAAATAACTGGGAAGATGCACGCTCAAAATTAAATGCAACTTCAGTGATGAAAATTGCTAGAAATTGGGCTAAAGAACTGTTACCAAATATCGAAAATCAGGAATTAACCTCAGAAACACACAAACAAGAAGAGGTGAAAAGACTTAGGGATTTATGTCAGCGATATGAGTACGCTGAACAAGGACAAGGAGAAGATTTACTGATAACAGAACCTTTGCTGAACTTAGCTACTAATTTTAGAGATAAATTACCTCATATAGTATCAATTGGAGCTAAAGGTGCGGGAAAAACTTTTAATTATATACAGTTATCACGATTTAAATATTGGGAAAATTTTCTGAATTATATTGATCATAGACATAAGGAAACTGAGACAAAAACATATATATTTCCTTTACTTGAGTCCAGTAACGTTAAGGATAATGCAAAAACTGTTATCACCGAATCTAGAATTGAAGTTAGAGAAGCTTTAGGTGATAATATTCCTGAATTTGTACATTCAGAATATGCAGATAGAATTAAAAAGGAACTTGGAGAGCAAAATTGGAATGAACCAAAATGGACAGAATTCTGGGTTGGTGAAATTGCCAGAGCTATAGGTATTAATCCAAATGTAGATATTCCTAATACTCTTGGCACTATAAATCAAGATTTAAAAAATAAAGGATTAAAAATTATCTTTTTGTTTGACGGTTTAGAAGATATTTTTTCCAAAATTGCCTCTAGTAATCAACAGCAGACTGCCTTAAAAGCTTTAATTGATGATTTACCAAAGAAATTGTCAGAAATTAGGCAATCTAATCTTGGTGTCATAATTTTCTTGCGTCGTGATTTTTTGAGGTATACAATTACTCAAAATTTGAGTCAATTTGAGAATCTTTACCGTGCTTATGATTTATCTTGGAATCTAGATTCTTTCTTGAGATTAGTTTATTGGATTTGTAGTGAATCTAATGTGATAGGTGCAAAAAAAGATAGTATTTACAGTCTAACTCAAGAGAATATCATAGATGAATTAGAGCAACTATGGGGTAAAAGACTAGGGACAAAAGAAGCCTACACAGCTTCTTGGGTATTTGCAGCTTTAACAGATTTTAAAGGTAGACTCCAAGCCAGAGATATTGTCCGTTTTTTGTATAATGCAGCAGATATTACAGTAAATAGTAAAGAATTACAATTTGCAAAATGGTCTACAAGCCGACTTTTACCTCCTCCAGCAATTCGTCGCGCTCTGAAACCGTGTAGTGAAGAAAAAGTGAGAGAAGCTAAAGAAGAATATCTAGCTTTCAAAACATGGGTAGAAGATACACTTCGTAAATATCCTGCAACTCAACGGATAATTCCTTTTGCTGTAGAAGATTTTGACATGGATCAAAAAACAGTAACATTATTAGAAGAAATGGGAGTGATTTATGAAGATAAACAAAAAGAGGAAATAAAGCGATTTTATATTCCTGAAATTTTCCGCGAAGGGTTAGGCTTTTCAGGTCAAGGTGCGCGACCTAGAATAGTAGCATTGAAGCGTAGGGTGCTAGGGAAAGGGATTTTGTGA
- a CDS encoding FtsW/RodA/SpoVE family cell cycle protein, which produces MNLLRLIPIFDNSVSNWGLEARLLRWLTLMWMFIGLIILFSASYPVADVRQGDGLYYFKRQILWAIASLIIFNIIVNLPLRKILGVSHWFLIFFLMLIFMTLIPGLGKKAFDAARWIAIGPIPIQPSELIKPFLVLQSATLFGQWDKLRWGIRLSWLGVFGLVLLGILAQPNLSTTALCGMTIWFIALAAGLPSKYLGGTAIGGVMLALLSISIKEYQRKRIMSFMNPWADAQGDGYQLVQSLLAVGSGQTWGSGFGLSQQKLFYLPIQDTDFIFAIFSEEFGFIGGILLLIMLAIFATLGLIIALKAKNLTSKLVAIGVVVVMVGQSLLHIGVTTGALPTTGLPLPMFSYGGNSMIASLVSSALLIRVAREGSEAEVVPLRKTQPENRTRKRIF; this is translated from the coding sequence GTGAATCTACTCCGATTAATCCCAATTTTTGATAATTCCGTTTCTAACTGGGGTTTAGAAGCCCGATTATTGCGCTGGCTAACATTAATGTGGATGTTTATTGGTTTAATCATCCTCTTTTCCGCATCCTATCCCGTTGCTGATGTCCGTCAGGGTGATGGTTTATATTATTTCAAACGGCAAATCCTTTGGGCTATAGCTTCCTTGATTATTTTCAACATCATTGTTAATCTGCCATTGCGGAAAATTTTGGGGGTATCTCATTGGTTTTTGATATTTTTCCTGATGTTGATTTTTATGACCTTAATCCCAGGATTGGGAAAAAAAGCCTTTGACGCAGCTAGATGGATAGCCATTGGACCGATTCCTATCCAACCATCAGAATTAATTAAACCTTTTTTAGTTTTACAAAGTGCGACACTTTTCGGCCAGTGGGATAAACTTCGTTGGGGAATTCGGTTATCTTGGTTGGGTGTTTTTGGTCTTGTTCTCTTAGGAATTTTGGCACAACCTAACTTAAGTACAACAGCACTTTGCGGAATGACAATTTGGTTTATTGCCTTAGCAGCAGGACTACCATCTAAATATTTGGGAGGAACAGCTATTGGTGGGGTGATGTTAGCATTATTGAGTATTAGTATTAAAGAATATCAACGGAAACGGATTATGTCCTTTATGAATCCTTGGGCAGATGCTCAAGGAGATGGTTATCAGTTAGTACAAAGTTTATTGGCTGTAGGTTCAGGTCAAACTTGGGGGTCTGGATTTGGACTTTCTCAACAAAAGTTATTCTATTTACCAATTCAAGATACTGATTTTATATTCGCAATTTTTTCGGAAGAATTTGGCTTTATTGGGGGGATTTTGTTATTAATCATGTTGGCGATATTTGCCACTTTAGGATTAATTATTGCCCTCAAGGCCAAAAATCTCACATCTAAATTAGTAGCAATTGGTGTAGTAGTTGTCATGGTTGGCCAATCACTATTACATATTGGTGTAACTACAGGTGCGTTACCAACGACAGGTTTACCCTTACCCATGTTTAGTTATGGTGGTAATTCGATGATTGCCAGTTTGGTATCTTCTGCTTTATTAATTAGAGTAGCTAGAGAGGGTAGTGAAGCTGAGGTAGTCCCTTTAAGAAAAACACAGCCGGAAAATCGGACAAGAAAACGGATATTTTAG